CCGCAGGAACCCCCCCCCAACCCGCCCGACCCGCGGCTGcgctccccgccccgcccctcccgTCACCCAGCCCAGTGCCACAATCCTCCTCCCCCCCAAAATCGGGTCCAATCAGCGGCCTGCCAACCCCTGAAATGCCGAACTGTGATTGGCTGGCCGTCTCTAAGGTGAGGGGGAGTAGTTATTAAAGAGCCCCTGGGCGGTGTGCTGGAGAGCGGAGAGCGGAGAGCGGAGCTTGAAACCGACTGGGAACTTCAGTGGCGCTGCAACTTGCTAGTCTCACCCCCAGGAACTTTTCTTTGCAGGAGAAGGAGAGAAGGGGTGCAAGCGCCCCCGCTTTTGCACTCTTtgttcccctcctcctcctcctctccagtTCGTCTTACCCCACTCGGAGCAGGCAGCTGCGGGCTGGCCACCCCGCGCCTCCCCAAGCGCTCGCCGCCGCAGCCGGCTGACACTCCAGGCTGCCCCGGAGCCGCTCGCTCCGCGTCCGGGCCGCCGAGGGGAGAGGGACCCGCGCCTCGAGTGCCTGGGCAGCCGCGGCCACCCGCCTTTCCCGGCCACCCGCCTCCTGCCCCGGATCCGCGTATGAATCTCCTGGACCCCTTCATGAAGATGACCGACGAGCAGGAGAAGGGCCTGTCCGGCGCCCCCAGCCCCACCATGTCCGAGGACTCGGCGGGTTCGCCCTGCGCGTCGGGCTCCGGCTCGGACGCGGAGAACACTCGGCCCCAGGAGAACACGTTCCCCAAGGGCGAGCCGGACCTGAAGAAGGAGAGCGAGGAGGACAAGTTCCCCGTGTGCATCCGCGAGGCGGTCAGCCAGGTGCTCAAGGGCTACGACTGGACGCTGGTGCCCATGCCGGTGCGCGTCAACGGCTCCAGCAAGAACAAGCCGCACGTCAAGCGGCCCATGAACGCCTTCATGGTGTGGGCGCAGGCGGCGCGCAGGAAGCTCGCCGATCAGTACCCGCACCTGCACAACGCCGAGCTCAGCAAGACGCTGGGCAAGCTCTGGAGGTAGGGCCGGCGCCGCAGGCCGGGCTCCGGGGTGGCGGCAGCTCTGGCCGGTGACGGTCTCACCGTGCCCCGCCTTCCAGCCGGACGGAGTTGCCGGTCCTGGAGCCGGCGGggctggtggggggggggggggggcgcggGAGGGCGTGGGTACGAGGTGTAACTTGGCTCAGAGTTTGACAAAGTTCCTGGATTGCTCCCGGGGGGACAGCGcgggggagaaggggagggagaggggagagagctGACGGATGGGGGAGGGGGCCGCCAGGTGGATCTCTAACCTCCCCGAAGTTCAATACCAAGTGAGGGATCGGGGTGGGAAGCGAAGTTTGCCCCTCCCTCCCTCGGACTGCGCTCTCTCGCAGCCCTACACCCACTGAGATGGGACGGAGGTGGGGGGTCAGACCCCGAGGCTGGAGGAGCCCCCTGGCAAGGAACGGGGATGGAGTGGGGAGCCTACTGGAAATAGGTGGGCGCAGGGTGCGGGGGGGGAGCTCCTTGCGGATTATGCGGTTTGCGGGAAATTTTAAAGAGTGCGGGGGGCGAGGGGCGGTATAACTCCCGCAGCAAAGGCATTCAGAGCGGCAGCGGCGCGGAATATTTTCGCCGCAGGGTTTCCAAAATAAGAGAAGGGGAGAGGGCGGGGCGAGGAGTGACCGCTCAGGTCGGGCTAAAAGAGCcgagatttgttttttctttcctttttctttttaaagaaaagtcgTGAGTTAGGGCAGTGGCTGGAAAGCGGAGGGGGAGGGGGGCGGCGGGTTCTGCGGGGCAGCCGAGTGGTCGGGGTCGCCTCGGCTCTCCCGCGGAGCTGTCAGGTCTCGGCGACCCCGGACTCTGGTTCTCTGCGCGCCTCCCCCCGCCCGCAGGCTGCTGAACGAGAGCGAGAAGCGGCCCTTCGTGGAGGAGGCGGAGCGGCTGCGCGTGCAGCACAAGAAGGACCACCCGGATTACAAGTACCAGCCGCGGCGGAGGAAGTCGGTGAAGAACGGGCAGGCGGAGGCCGAGGAGGCCACGGAGCAGACGCACATCTCGCCCAACGCCATCTTCAAGGCGCTGCAGGCCGACTCGCCGCACTCCTCCTCGGGCATGAGCGAGGTGCACTCCCCCGGCGAGCACTCAGGTGAGACCCCCGCCTCCGCCCACAGCCCCGCCGCCCGCAGCTCCGCCTGGCACACCCCCGCCTGACACACCCCCAGGCCTCCAGCAAGGAGGCTGTGCTTCGGGACTTGGAGCTCCCGGGGGAGGGAAACACTACCCCCTGCGCCTAACCACCTACCCTGCACAGGGCCCCACGAAGCCcctaaacacacatatataccaaTTCAATTCCTGCATCCAGATTAATGTTTACTGCGAGGTAAAATGCCTTCACAGCTTTACAGGACTTCCCCCGTCGCTTTGCTCCACCACCCCAAAAGCACACACAGGACTCTAAGACAGGTAGCAATTTGGCCTTCCGGACCGTCCCGGCCTCAGACCCTCGTCCCCTGATAAAAGGAGACTGCGAGTGTGTACCGGAGGGTTAATCATTCGGCGATTTATCTTGGGTGCAGCGCGCCTCCCGTGCGGATTCGGGTCCTTCTGACActtgagcagggagggagggtccCAGGAGGGCTCCGAAGGCGAGCGCCTGTGCACAGCCCGTGTTGATTTTCCTGTGCTTCTTCCTCTTGTATTGCCTGCAGGGCAGTCCCAGGGCCCACCGACGCCACCCACCACCCCCAAAACCGACGTGCAGCCAGGAAAGGCTGACCTGAAGCGAGAGGGGCGCCCCCTGCCAGAGGGGGGCAGACAGCCCCCCATCGACTTCCGCGACGTGGACATCGGCGAGCTGAGCAGCGACGTCATCTCCAACATTGAGACCTTCGACGTCAACGAATTTGACCAGTACCTGCCGCCCAATGGCCACCCGGGGGTGCCGGCCACGCACGGCCCGGTCACCTACACCGGCAGTTACGGTATCAGCAGCACCGCGGCGACCCAGGGGGGCGCGGGCCACGTGTGGATGTCCAAGCAGCAGGCGCCGCCACCTCCGCAGCAGCCCCCGCAGGCCCCGCAGGCACCCCCGCAGCCGCAGCCCGCGCCCCCGCAGCCTCCGCAGGCGCCCCCGCAGGCGCCGCAGGCGCACACGCTGACCACGCTGAGCAGCGAGCCGGGCCAGGCGCAGCGAACGCACATCAAGACGGAGCAGCTGAGCCCCAGCCACTACAGCGAGCAGCAGCACTCGCCGCAGCAGATCGCCTACAGCCCCTTCAACCTCCCGCACTACAGCCCCTCCTACCCGCCCATCACCCGCTCGCAGTACGACTACACCGACCACCAGAACTCCGGCTCCTACTACAGCCACGCGGCCGGCCAGGGCTCCGGCCTCTACTCCACCTTCACCTACATGAACCCCGCGCAGCGACCCATGTACACCCCCATCGCCGACACTTCCGGGGTGCCTTCCATTCCGCAGACGCACAGCCCCCAGCACTGGGAACAGCCCGTCTACACACAGCTCACCAGACCTTGAGGAGGCCTAGACAAAGG
The sequence above is a segment of the Manis pentadactyla isolate mManPen7 chromosome 4, mManPen7.hap1, whole genome shotgun sequence genome. Coding sequences within it:
- the SOX9 gene encoding transcription factor SOX-9 is translated as MNLLDPFMKMTDEQEKGLSGAPSPTMSEDSAGSPCASGSGSDAENTRPQENTFPKGEPDLKKESEEDKFPVCIREAVSQVLKGYDWTLVPMPVRVNGSSKNKPHVKRPMNAFMVWAQAARRKLADQYPHLHNAELSKTLGKLWRLLNESEKRPFVEEAERLRVQHKKDHPDYKYQPRRRKSVKNGQAEAEEATEQTHISPNAIFKALQADSPHSSSGMSEVHSPGEHSGQSQGPPTPPTTPKTDVQPGKADLKREGRPLPEGGRQPPIDFRDVDIGELSSDVISNIETFDVNEFDQYLPPNGHPGVPATHGPVTYTGSYGISSTAATQGGAGHVWMSKQQAPPPPQQPPQAPQAPPQPQPAPPQPPQAPPQAPQAHTLTTLSSEPGQAQRTHIKTEQLSPSHYSEQQHSPQQIAYSPFNLPHYSPSYPPITRSQYDYTDHQNSGSYYSHAAGQGSGLYSTFTYMNPAQRPMYTPIADTSGVPSIPQTHSPQHWEQPVYTQLTRP